A window from Mya arenaria isolate MELC-2E11 chromosome 9, ASM2691426v1 encodes these proteins:
- the LOC128245776 gene encoding heat shock 70 kDa protein 12A-like, whose translation MASKAQSNTMMVAAFDFGTTYSGYAYSFRHDPNTIQTNQNWYAGGGASRLVSLKTPTSVLLNPKERFDKFGFEAEDKYASLTEGGKHHGWRLFWRFKMVLHSTKHLTKDVEVEDFCGKKMKAFPLFAMSIKYLKEHLFAAITRQTTGFEETDILYVLTVPAIWDDNAKWFMREAAVTAGVDPRRLKLALEPECASVQCETLSMAFKGAVTVQGSQFMVVDLGGGTADISVHERKADGTLKEIHITSGGPWGGIYVDENYMKMLNELFGEKAITELRKTEINDYFDVIREFEHKKRSFDTEKTNQLIVRISASLRDLAEKYSSKSLEERIGTLQIDNAIAKKGKDKLQFDTAIFKAWFERPIDLLMRHLKSLLAEPKMRSVHTVILVGGFGESPYVQRRIKSEITGVRLIVPSEAGLTVLKGAVRFGLNPDIVSSRIMKYTYGVAGYRDFDEKKHPEGKKKWLNGEWSVPKCFNVYIRVNDEVRVNQQVIMKSIPTSEITLTSVYRTTQENPEYTTDPGCELLGTIRLECSKDIPLQHQVLETTFMFGGTELLVKKKNKTTGKETDMTFECFQ comes from the exons ATGGCAAGCAAAGCTCAAAGCAATACTATGATGGTGGCAGCTTTCGACTTTGGTACCACGTATAGCGGTTATGCGTACTCCTTCAGACACGACCCCAATACTATTCAGACAAATCAGAACTGGTATGCAGGAGGTGGTGCTTCAAGATTAGTGTCACTGAAGACGCCTACATCCGTCCTTTTAAATCCAAAGGAACGGTTTGACAAGTTTGGTTTCGAGGCCGAGGACAAGTATGCAAGCCTAACTGAAGGTGGTAAGCACCACGGCTGGAGACTTTTTTGGAGGTTTAAGATGGTGCTGCATAGCACTAAG CACTTGACAAAAGACGTAGAGGTGGAGGACTTTTGCGGAAAAAAGATGAAGGCTTTTCCGTTGTTTGCCATGTCGATTAAATACCTGAAAGAACACTTATTTGCGGCGATTACGAGGCAAACGACAGGATTCGAGGAGACGGATATCCTGTACGTGTTGACCGTCCCAGCTATCTGGGATGACAATGCTAAGTGGTTTATGAGGGAAGCGGCAGTAACA GCTGGAGTAGACCCAAGACGCCTAAAGCTGGCCTTGGAGCCGGAATGTGCCTCGGTCCAGTGTGAGACGCTGAGCATGGCCTTTAAGGGCGCTGTAACGGTTCAAGGATCACAGTTCATGGTCGTCGACCTTGGAG GAGGCACCGCAGATATATCTGTTCATGAGAGAAAAGCAGATGGAACCCTGAAGGAGATCCACATAACCAGTGGCGGTCCATGGGGAGGCATCTATGTGGATGAAAATTACATGAAAATGTTGAATGAACTCTTTGGAGAAAAAGCTATTACCGAACTTCGAAAGACTgaaattaatgattattttgacGTCATTCGGGAATTTGAACATAAGAAACGATCATTTGACactgaaaaaacaaaccaatTAATTGTTCGTATTTCTGCCTCGCTGAGAGATCTTGCGGAAAAGTATTCTTCCAAATCTTTAGAGGAACGAATTGGGACCTTACAAATTGACAATGCCATCGCCAAGAAAGGCAAAGACAAGCTACAGTTTGATACAGCAATTTTCAAGGCCTGGTTTGAAAGACCAATCGATCTGCTGATGCGGCATCTAAAGTCTCTTTTAGCTGAACCAAAGATGCGAAGCGTGCACACCGTTATTCTGGTGGGCGGATTCGGCGAAAGCCCGTACGTTCAGAGGAGAATCAAAAGTGAAATAACCGGCGTGAGACTGATCGTCCCATCAGAAGCAGGTCTCACCGTGTTGAAAGGCGCTGTTCGGTTTGGACTCAACCCCGATATTGTCTCCTCTAGGATTATGAAGTACACGTACGGGGTAGCTGGATATAGGGACTTTGATGAAAAGAAACATCCAGAGGGGAAGAAGAAATGGTTGAATGGAGAATGGTCGGTGCCTAAATGTTTCAATGTGTACATTCGGGTAAATGATGAGGTGAGAGTGAATCAACAGGTAATCATGAAAAGTATTCCTACTTCTGAAATTACTCTCACGTCCGTCTATAGGACGACACAGGAGAACCCCGAGTACACGACGGACCCCGGATGTGAACTACTAGGGACTATAAGGCTAGAGTGTAGCAAGGATATCCCATTACAGCACCAGGTTTTAGAAACTACGTTTATGTTCGGGGGTACAGAACTTCTTGTCAAAAAGAAGAACAAGACCACTGGAAAAGAAACCGATATGACCTTTGAGTGCttccaataa